The following are encoded in a window of Streptomyces sp. 11x1 genomic DNA:
- a CDS encoding class I SAM-dependent methyltransferase yields the protein MQDAASRLKTLFEQLSGAPLPVRLRAWDGSTAGPPEAPALVVRNRRALRRVLWKPGELGLARAWVAGDLGVDGDLYAVLDLVAAHVWERDEDARSLADVLRDPRARTAVKELLKLAGPAALVPPGPPREEVRSRHRHTRRTDRRAVSHHYDVGNDFYEAVLGPSMVYSCAYWAASDGTTTLEAAQHDKLDLICRKLDLRPGQRLLDVGCGWGSMAVHAAHEYGVHVVGVTLSQEQAAYARKRVAEEGLTDRVEIRVQDYRDVTDGPYDAISSVGMAEHVGADRYLEYAEDLYRLLAPGGRLLNHQISRRPRRDESAYSVDGFIDAYVFPDGELAPIGTTVTQLERAGFEVRDVESLREHYALTLRAWVTNLEARWAHAVALVGPGRARVWRLYMAASALGFERNHLGVNQVLAVRPPEGGASGLPLRARTWGA from the coding sequence ATGCAGGACGCCGCGTCGCGGCTGAAGACCCTGTTCGAGCAGCTGTCGGGGGCCCCGCTCCCGGTCCGCCTGCGGGCCTGGGACGGATCGACGGCGGGACCGCCCGAGGCCCCCGCCCTCGTCGTACGCAACCGCAGGGCCCTGCGCCGAGTGCTGTGGAAGCCCGGCGAACTGGGCCTGGCCCGCGCCTGGGTCGCCGGTGACCTCGGGGTCGACGGCGACCTGTACGCCGTACTGGACCTGGTGGCCGCACACGTGTGGGAGCGGGACGAGGACGCCCGGAGCCTCGCCGACGTCCTGCGCGACCCCCGGGCGCGGACGGCCGTCAAGGAGCTGCTGAAGCTGGCCGGCCCCGCGGCCCTGGTCCCGCCCGGACCGCCCCGCGAGGAGGTCCGCAGCCGCCACCGGCACACCAGACGCACCGACAGACGTGCCGTCAGCCACCACTACGACGTGGGCAACGACTTCTACGAGGCCGTCCTCGGCCCGTCGATGGTGTACTCCTGCGCCTACTGGGCCGCCTCCGACGGCACCACCACCCTGGAGGCCGCACAGCACGACAAGCTCGACCTCATCTGCCGCAAGCTCGACCTGCGCCCCGGGCAGCGGCTCCTGGACGTCGGCTGCGGCTGGGGCTCGATGGCCGTGCACGCCGCCCACGAGTACGGCGTCCATGTCGTCGGCGTCACCCTCTCCCAGGAGCAGGCCGCCTACGCCCGCAAACGCGTCGCCGAAGAGGGCCTCACCGACCGCGTCGAGATCCGTGTCCAGGACTACCGCGACGTCACCGACGGGCCCTACGACGCGATCTCCTCGGTCGGCATGGCCGAACACGTGGGCGCGGACCGGTACCTGGAGTACGCCGAGGATCTGTACCGGCTGCTCGCCCCGGGCGGGCGGCTGCTCAACCACCAGATCTCCCGGCGGCCGCGGCGCGACGAGAGCGCGTACTCCGTCGACGGCTTCATCGACGCGTACGTCTTCCCGGACGGCGAACTCGCCCCGATCGGCACCACCGTCACCCAGCTCGAACGCGCCGGGTTCGAGGTCCGCGACGTGGAGTCCCTGCGCGAGCACTACGCCCTGACCCTGCGCGCCTGGGTCACCAACCTCGAAGCCCGCTGGGCGCACGCGGTCGCCCTGGTCGGCCCCGGTCGCGCCCGTGTCTGGCGCCTGTACATGGCCGCCTCCGCCCTCGGCTTCGAACGCAACCACCTCGGCGTCAACCAGGTACTGGCCGTACGCCCGCCGGAAGGGGGTGCGTCGGGCCTCCCGCTCAGGGCCCGGACCTGGGGGGCCTGA
- a CDS encoding cystathionine beta-synthase, translating into MQIHDSMISLVGNTPLLRLNSVTEGIQATVLAKVEYFNPGGSVKDRIALRMIEAAEKSGELQPGGTIVEPTSGNTGVGLAIVAQQKGYKCIFVCPDKVSTDKINVLRAYGAEVVVCPTAVDPEHPDSYYNVSDRLVRETPGAWKPDQYSNPHNPLSHYHSTGPELWEQTEGRITHFVAGVGTGGTISGTGRYLKDVSDGRVQVIGADPEGSVYSGGSGRPYLVEGVGEDFWPTAYDRTVADEIVAVSDKDSFQMTRRLAKEEGLLVGGSCGMAVVAALEVAKRLGPDDVLVVLLPDSGRGYLSKIFNDEWMADYGFLEDEGPSARVADVLSHKEHGAIPSLVHMHPDETVGQAIEVLREYGVSQMPIVKPGAGHPDVMAAEVVGSVVERELLDALFTQRASLDDPLEKHMSAPLPQVGSGEPVGDLMTVLGSADAAIVLVEGKPTGVVSRQDLLAFLAKGGVKQ; encoded by the coding sequence GTGCAAATCCACGACTCGATGATCAGCCTCGTCGGCAACACCCCGCTGCTGAGGCTCAACAGCGTGACCGAGGGCATCCAGGCGACCGTCCTGGCCAAGGTCGAGTACTTCAATCCCGGCGGTTCCGTGAAGGACCGCATCGCGCTGCGCATGATCGAGGCGGCGGAGAAGAGCGGGGAGCTGCAGCCCGGCGGCACGATCGTCGAGCCGACCAGCGGAAACACAGGTGTGGGCCTCGCCATCGTGGCCCAGCAGAAGGGGTACAAGTGCATCTTCGTGTGCCCCGACAAGGTGAGCACCGACAAGATCAACGTGCTCCGGGCGTACGGCGCCGAGGTCGTCGTCTGCCCCACGGCGGTCGACCCCGAGCACCCCGACTCGTACTACAACGTCTCCGACCGGCTGGTCCGCGAGACGCCCGGCGCCTGGAAGCCGGACCAGTACTCCAATCCCCACAACCCGCTCTCCCACTACCACTCGACCGGCCCTGAGCTGTGGGAGCAGACGGAGGGGCGGATCACCCACTTCGTGGCGGGCGTGGGCACCGGCGGCACCATCTCCGGCACCGGCCGGTACCTGAAGGACGTCAGTGACGGCCGCGTCCAGGTGATCGGCGCCGACCCCGAGGGTTCCGTGTACTCCGGCGGGTCCGGGCGGCCGTACCTCGTCGAGGGCGTCGGTGAGGACTTCTGGCCGACCGCGTACGACCGGACCGTCGCCGACGAGATCGTCGCCGTGTCCGACAAGGACTCCTTCCAGATGACCCGGCGGCTGGCCAAGGAGGAGGGCCTGCTGGTGGGCGGCTCCTGCGGCATGGCCGTCGTCGCCGCCCTGGAGGTCGCGAAGCGGCTCGGCCCGGACGACGTGCTGGTCGTCCTGCTGCCCGACAGCGGGCGCGGCTACCTCAGCAAGATCTTCAACGACGAGTGGATGGCCGACTACGGCTTCCTGGAGGACGAGGGACCGAGCGCGCGCGTCGCCGACGTCCTCAGCCACAAGGAGCACGGCGCCATTCCGTCCCTCGTCCACATGCACCCGGACGAGACGGTCGGCCAGGCGATCGAGGTGCTGCGCGAGTACGGCGTCTCGCAGATGCCGATCGTGAAGCCGGGCGCCGGCCACCCGGACGTCATGGCCGCCGAGGTCGTCGGGTCCGTCGTCGAACGCGAGCTGCTGGACGCCCTCTTCACCCAGCGCGCCTCGCTCGACGACCCGCTGGAGAAGCACATGTCGGCGCCGCTGCCGCAGGTCGGCTCCGGTGAGCCGGTGGGCGACCTGATGACCGTGCTCGGGTCGGCGGACGCGGCCATCGTGCTGGTCGAGGGCAAGCCGACCGGTGTGGTCAGCCGACAGGACCTGCTCGCGTTCCTCGCCAAGGGCGGGGTCAAGCAGTAG
- a CDS encoding Bax inhibitor-1/YccA family protein yields the protein MRSSNPVFSRRGFSRDNGYAGFNTAPQAGGAAVGTQGNPYAQQGGNPYATNPYAQQGVQHGAPPQAPARTGAMTMDDVVMRSAMTLGTVVVGAVLAWALLPVSPTSYGLAIGAALIAFVLAMVQSFKRKASPALILAYAAFEGVFLGVLSEMFNAQWSGAPFQAVLGTMAVSGATLLVYKAGWIRVTARYARIGMTIAIAFILVMAVNLLLVVFGLAPDGGLRSMGPLGAIVGILAILLGAFFLTLDFKQIQDGIAYGAPREEAWLAAFGLTMTLVWIYIEMLRLVAIFSGDD from the coding sequence ATGAGGAGCAGCAACCCGGTCTTCTCGCGACGGGGGTTCAGCCGCGACAACGGCTACGCGGGATTCAACACCGCGCCGCAGGCCGGGGGAGCAGCTGTCGGCACCCAGGGCAACCCCTACGCCCAGCAGGGCGGCAACCCGTACGCGACGAACCCGTACGCCCAGCAGGGCGTCCAGCACGGCGCCCCGCCGCAGGCCCCGGCCCGCACGGGCGCCATGACCATGGACGACGTCGTCATGCGCTCGGCCATGACGCTCGGCACGGTCGTCGTCGGCGCGGTCCTCGCCTGGGCCCTCCTGCCGGTGTCGCCCACGAGCTACGGCCTGGCCATCGGCGCCGCGCTCATCGCCTTCGTCCTCGCGATGGTGCAGTCCTTCAAGCGCAAGGCGTCGCCCGCGCTGATCCTGGCGTACGCCGCCTTCGAGGGCGTCTTCCTCGGCGTGCTCAGCGAGATGTTCAACGCGCAGTGGAGCGGTGCGCCCTTCCAGGCGGTGCTCGGCACCATGGCCGTCTCCGGAGCCACCCTCCTGGTCTACAAGGCGGGCTGGATCCGGGTCACCGCGCGGTACGCCCGCATCGGTATGACCATCGCGATCGCCTTCATCCTGGTCATGGCGGTCAACCTGCTGCTCGTCGTCTTCGGGCTCGCCCCCGACGGCGGACTGCGCAGCATGGGCCCGCTCGGCGCGATCGTCGGCATCCTGGCGATCCTGCTCGGCGCGTTCTTCCTGACCCTGGACTTCAAGCAGATCCAGGATGGCATCGCCTACGGCGCCCCGCGCGAGGAGGCCTGGCTGGCCGCGTTCGGCCTGACCATGACCCTCGTGTGGATCTACATCGAGATGCTCCGCCTGGTCGCCATCTTCAGCGGCGACGACTAG
- a CDS encoding DUF4287 domain-containing protein — MSQVFSEETHRNLLARIPHCTGREVSDWIRKVDEGPALFNFEEKVSWLRHEYDLAYGHAKAIIHEYDLRRAARKLR; from the coding sequence ATGTCCCAAGTCTTCTCCGAGGAGACCCATCGCAACCTGCTCGCCCGCATCCCCCACTGCACCGGTCGTGAAGTCTCCGACTGGATCCGCAAAGTCGACGAAGGCCCCGCTCTCTTCAATTTCGAGGAGAAGGTCAGCTGGCTCCGGCACGAGTACGACCTCGCGTACGGCCACGCCAAAGCGATCATTCACGAGTACGACCTGAGGAGGGCCGCGCGGAAGCTCCGGTGA
- a CDS encoding ABC transporter permease, producing MFRTALRNVLSHKARLLMTVLAVMLGVAFVSGTLVFTNTISDALQKSSAKGFDQVDVAIRPGYQPDEGDTVADQPKLTPEVLEKVERAPGAESAIGVVSGFTALAGKDGKLIGGGFQSQGGNYWGTDDPRYPIRDGGRAPKGADEVAIDSETARRAGYEVGDTVRLSVDGPVLTPTVSGIFTTNDGNVAAGGSLTLFDTATAQKLFHMEGEFDTINVTAAAGTSQAQLQKSVEDVLPKDSVHTTTGQQLADDQATQIAAEMSGLKNALLVFAGIALFVGTFIIANTFTMLVAQRTKELALLRAVGASRRQVTRSVLIEAFVVGLVAAVTGLAAGVGIGAGMRALISSLGETVPAGPLVVSPGTVATALLVGVLITMLAAWLPGRRAAKIPPVAAMSSVHAAATTKSLVVRNTIGALFAGAGVATVLYATTMDGSDGQAPMGIGAVLLIIGVFVLTPLLSRPLIAAAAPLMRVFGISGKLARQNSVRNPRRTAATASALMIGLTLITGMTVMAGSLQTAIGKMAADAIKADYVVSMANGNYLSPDVEKKLSTTEGVTAVSPLRNAESRIGAETEYLTGVNGTAIGKLTNLPLDNGTFKVGGGQVVVDADTAERRGWKAGSEFTAGFEGGEKEKLTVSGVYESNELIRGILLDNATLTKRLPAGADPADMMVMVKTSAGASDATKDRLEKALGENPAIKVQSGQDLSDDIAQMFTLMLNMLYGLLAMAVIVAVLGVINTLAMSVFERSQEIGMLRAIGLDRRGIKRMVRLESLVISLFGGVLGIGLGVFFGWAAGELIASRMPTYELVVPWARMAVFLLLAATVGILAALWPARRAAKLNMLAAIKSE from the coding sequence ATGTTCCGTACCGCCCTGCGCAACGTGCTCTCGCACAAGGCCAGGCTTCTCATGACCGTGCTCGCGGTGATGCTCGGCGTGGCCTTCGTGTCCGGCACGCTCGTCTTCACCAACACCATCTCCGACGCGCTGCAGAAGAGCTCGGCCAAGGGCTTCGACCAGGTGGACGTCGCGATCCGGCCGGGGTACCAGCCGGACGAGGGCGACACCGTCGCCGACCAGCCCAAGCTGACTCCCGAGGTGCTGGAGAAGGTCGAGCGGGCGCCCGGCGCCGAGTCGGCGATCGGTGTGGTGAGCGGGTTCACCGCCCTCGCCGGCAAGGACGGCAAGCTGATCGGCGGCGGCTTCCAGTCGCAGGGCGGGAACTACTGGGGGACCGACGATCCCCGGTACCCCATCCGGGACGGCGGCCGCGCGCCGAAGGGCGCGGACGAGGTCGCGATCGACTCGGAGACCGCGAGGCGGGCCGGGTACGAGGTGGGCGACACCGTGCGGCTGTCCGTCGACGGCCCGGTCCTCACCCCCACCGTCAGCGGCATCTTCACAACAAACGACGGCAATGTCGCCGCCGGAGGCAGCCTCACCCTGTTCGACACGGCGACCGCCCAGAAGCTCTTCCACATGGAGGGCGAGTTCGACACGATCAACGTGACGGCGGCGGCCGGCACCAGCCAGGCCCAGTTGCAGAAGTCCGTCGAGGACGTCCTGCCGAAGGACTCCGTCCACACCACCACCGGTCAGCAGCTCGCGGACGACCAGGCCACGCAGATCGCCGCCGAGATGAGCGGGCTGAAGAACGCGCTGCTGGTCTTCGCCGGGATCGCCCTGTTCGTGGGCACGTTCATCATCGCCAACACCTTCACCATGCTGGTGGCCCAGCGCACCAAGGAGCTGGCGCTGCTGCGCGCGGTCGGCGCCTCCCGCCGCCAGGTCACGCGCTCCGTGCTGATCGAGGCGTTCGTGGTGGGCCTGGTCGCCGCGGTGACCGGCCTGGCCGCCGGTGTCGGGATCGGCGCCGGGATGCGGGCGCTGATCAGCAGCCTCGGCGAGACCGTCCCCGCCGGCCCGCTGGTGGTCTCCCCCGGCACGGTCGCCACCGCCCTGCTCGTCGGCGTACTGATCACGATGCTGGCCGCCTGGCTGCCGGGCCGCCGCGCGGCGAAGATCCCGCCGGTCGCGGCGATGAGCAGCGTGCACGCGGCGGCGACGACCAAGTCGCTGGTCGTACGGAACACGATCGGCGCGCTGTTCGCCGGCGCGGGCGTGGCCACCGTGCTGTACGCCACCACCATGGACGGCTCGGACGGGCAGGCGCCGATGGGCATCGGCGCGGTGCTGCTGATCATCGGTGTCTTCGTCCTCACCCCCCTCCTGTCCCGCCCGCTGATCGCGGCCGCGGCCCCCCTCATGCGGGTGTTCGGGATCTCCGGCAAGCTCGCCCGGCAGAACTCCGTACGCAACCCGCGCCGCACCGCCGCGACCGCCTCGGCGCTGATGATCGGCCTGACGCTGATCACCGGGATGACGGTGATGGCGGGCAGCCTCCAGACAGCCATCGGCAAGATGGCCGCCGACGCGATCAAGGCGGACTACGTCGTCTCGATGGCCAACGGCAACTATCTCTCCCCGGACGTGGAGAAAAAGCTCTCCACCACCGAGGGAGTCACCGCCGTCTCACCGCTGCGCAACGCCGAGTCCCGGATCGGGGCAGAGACCGAGTACCTCACGGGCGTGAACGGCACGGCCATCGGGAAGCTCACCAACCTGCCGCTGGACAACGGGACGTTCAAGGTCGGCGGCGGCCAGGTCGTGGTGGACGCGGACACCGCCGAGCGGCGCGGCTGGAAGGCCGGTTCCGAGTTCACCGCCGGGTTCGAGGGCGGCGAGAAGGAGAAGCTGACCGTCTCCGGGGTCTACGAGAGCAACGAGCTGATCCGGGGCATCCTGCTGGACAACGCGACGCTCACGAAGCGGCTGCCGGCCGGCGCGGACCCGGCGGACATGATGGTCATGGTCAAGACCTCGGCCGGCGCCTCCGACGCCACCAAGGACCGGCTGGAGAAGGCCCTCGGCGAGAACCCGGCGATCAAGGTCCAGAGCGGGCAGGACCTCTCCGACGACATCGCGCAGATGTTCACGCTGATGCTGAACATGCTGTACGGCCTGCTGGCGATGGCGGTGATCGTGGCCGTCCTCGGCGTGATCAACACCCTCGCCATGTCGGTGTTCGAGCGCTCGCAGGAGATCGGCATGCTCCGGGCGATCGGTCTCGACCGACGGGGCATCAAGCGGATGGTCCGTCTGGAGTCCCTGGTCATCTCTCTCTTCGGCGGTGTCCTCGGCATCGGCCTGGGTGTCTTCTTCGGCTGGGCCGCCGGCGAGCTGATCGCCAGCCGGATGCCCACGTACGAACTGGTCGTCCCCTGGGCCCGGATGGCCGTCTTCCTTCTCCTCGCCGCCACCGTCGGCATCCTGGCCGCCCTGTGGCCGGCCCGCCGCGCGGCGAAGCTGAACATGCTGGCCGCGATCAAGTCGGAGTAG
- a CDS encoding ABC transporter ATP-binding protein: MTTTPLAARSTAVAARATELSKVYGQGETRVVALDQVTVDFRQAQFTAIMGPSGSGKSTLMHCVAGLDTFSSGSVRIGETELGSLKDKQLTKLRRDKIGFIFQAFNLLPTLTALENITLPMDIAGRKPDKQWLDTVIRMVGLADRLSHRPAQLSGGQQQRVAVARALASRPDIIFGDEPTGNLDSRSGAEVLGFLRNSVRELGQTVVMVTHDPVAAAYADRVIFLADGRIVDEMHEPTADLVLDRMKRFDTKGRTS, from the coding sequence GTGACCACCACCCCTCTCGCCGCCCGGTCCACCGCCGTGGCCGCCCGCGCCACGGAACTGTCGAAGGTCTACGGACAGGGCGAGACCCGAGTGGTCGCGCTGGACCAGGTCACCGTCGACTTCCGGCAGGCCCAGTTCACCGCGATCATGGGCCCCTCGGGCTCCGGCAAGTCCACGCTGATGCACTGCGTGGCCGGCCTGGACACCTTCTCGTCCGGCTCCGTCCGCATCGGCGAGACCGAACTGGGCTCGCTGAAGGACAAGCAGCTCACCAAGCTGCGCCGCGACAAGATCGGCTTCATCTTCCAGGCGTTCAACCTGCTGCCGACACTGACCGCGCTGGAGAACATCACCCTCCCGATGGACATCGCGGGCCGAAAGCCGGACAAGCAGTGGCTGGACACCGTGATTCGGATGGTGGGCCTGGCCGACCGGCTGAGCCACCGGCCCGCCCAGCTCTCCGGCGGCCAGCAGCAGCGCGTCGCCGTGGCGCGGGCGCTCGCCTCACGGCCGGACATCATCTTCGGGGACGAGCCCACCGGAAACCTCGACTCGCGCTCGGGCGCCGAGGTGCTGGGCTTCCTGCGCAACTCCGTACGGGAGTTGGGGCAGACGGTGGTGATGGTGACGCACGACCCGGTGGCCGCGGCGTACGCGGACCGGGTCATCTTCCTCGCCGACGGGCGCATCGTGGACGAGATGCACGAGCCGACGGCGGACCTGGTGCTGGACCGGATGAAGAGGTTCGACACCAAGGGGCGTACGAGCTGA
- a CDS encoding acetyl-CoA C-acetyltransferase, producing MPEAVIVSAARSPIGRAFKGSLKDLRPDDLTATIVAAALAKVPELDPRDIDDLMLGCGLPGGEQGHNLGRIVAVQLGMDHLPGCTITRYCSSSLQTSRMALHAIKAGEGDVFISAGVEVVSSSARGTSDIPTARNPLFAEAEARTEAVSKSVGASWHDPREDGLLPDPYISMGQTAENLARQWGVTRQEMDEFGVRSQNLAEEAIGKGFWEREITPVTLPDGTVVSKDDGPRAGVTLEAVQGLKPVFREDGLVTAGNCCPLNDGAAALVIMSDTKARDLGLTPLARIVSTGVSGLSPEIMGYGPVEASKQALSRAGLTVDDIDLFEINEAFAAQVIPSYRDLDIPLDKLNVNGGAIAVGHPFGMTGARITGTLINSLQFHDKQFGLETMCVGGGQGMAMVIERLS from the coding sequence ATGCCCGAAGCCGTGATCGTCTCAGCCGCCCGCTCCCCCATCGGCCGCGCTTTCAAGGGCTCGCTGAAGGACCTGCGCCCCGACGACCTGACCGCCACCATCGTCGCGGCCGCCCTCGCGAAGGTCCCGGAGCTGGACCCGAGGGACATCGACGACCTGATGCTCGGCTGTGGCCTCCCCGGCGGCGAGCAGGGCCACAACCTGGGCCGCATCGTGGCCGTACAGCTGGGCATGGACCACCTGCCGGGCTGCACGATCACCCGTTACTGTTCCTCGTCGCTCCAGACCTCCCGCATGGCCCTGCACGCCATCAAGGCCGGCGAGGGCGACGTCTTCATCTCGGCCGGCGTCGAGGTCGTCAGCAGCAGCGCGCGCGGCACCAGCGACATCCCCACCGCCCGCAACCCGCTCTTCGCCGAGGCCGAGGCCCGCACGGAGGCGGTCTCCAAGTCGGTCGGCGCCTCCTGGCACGACCCGCGCGAGGACGGCCTGCTCCCCGACCCGTACATCTCGATGGGGCAGACCGCCGAGAACCTGGCCCGCCAGTGGGGCGTGACCCGGCAGGAGATGGACGAGTTCGGCGTCCGCTCGCAGAACCTCGCCGAGGAGGCCATCGGCAAGGGCTTCTGGGAGCGCGAGATCACCCCGGTGACGCTGCCCGACGGCACAGTCGTCAGCAAGGACGACGGCCCGCGCGCCGGCGTCACCCTGGAGGCCGTGCAGGGCCTGAAGCCGGTCTTCCGCGAGGACGGCCTGGTCACCGCCGGCAACTGCTGCCCGCTGAACGACGGCGCCGCCGCCCTGGTCATCATGTCCGACACCAAGGCGCGGGACCTCGGGCTCACCCCGCTCGCCCGGATCGTCTCCACGGGCGTCTCCGGCCTCTCCCCCGAGATCATGGGCTACGGCCCGGTGGAGGCGTCGAAGCAGGCCCTGTCCCGCGCGGGTCTCACCGTCGACGACATCGACCTGTTCGAGATCAACGAGGCCTTCGCCGCCCAGGTGATCCCCTCCTACCGCGACCTGGACATCCCGCTGGACAAGCTGAACGTGAACGGCGGCGCCATCGCCGTCGGCCACCCCTTCGGCATGACCGGCGCCCGCATCACCGGCACGCTCATCAACTCCCTCCAGTTCCACGACAAGCAGTTCGGCCTGGAGACGATGTGCGTCGGCGGCGGCCAGGGCATGGCGATGGTCATCGAGCGCCTCAGCTGA
- a CDS encoding SGNH/GDSL hydrolase family protein, whose product MTSMSRARVARRIAAGAAYGGGGIGLLGAAAVGVLLAEVRMAKRVVGNGHSPHPPSAEGVYGHTHGSRYGRAYGYGSYGSSYDVPDDPPLRLVMLGDSTAAGQGVHRSRQTPGALIASGLAAVAERPVLLRNVALPGAQSDDLDRQVALVLEDPAQVPDVCVIMIGANDVTHRLPPTRSVRHLSAAVRRLRTAGAEVVVGTCPDLGTIELVQQPLRWLARRASRQLAAAQTIGTVEQGGRTVSLGDLLGPEFEQNPRELFGPDNYHPSAEGYATAAMAVLPTVCAALGLWPAEEERPDVSRREGFLPVARAAAEAASEAGTEVTAAMPTGPRGPWALLKRRRRRRVPASDPTPATPADAQPGAS is encoded by the coding sequence ATGACGAGCATGTCCAGAGCAAGGGTGGCCCGCCGCATCGCGGCGGGCGCGGCGTACGGCGGTGGCGGCATCGGGCTGCTGGGTGCGGCGGCGGTGGGTGTGCTGCTGGCCGAGGTGCGGATGGCCAAGCGGGTCGTGGGCAACGGGCACAGCCCGCACCCGCCGAGCGCGGAGGGCGTGTACGGCCACACGCACGGCAGCCGGTACGGCCGCGCGTACGGCTACGGCTCGTACGGCAGTTCATACGACGTCCCCGACGATCCCCCGCTTCGGCTCGTCATGCTCGGTGACTCCACCGCCGCCGGCCAGGGGGTCCACCGGTCCCGGCAGACCCCGGGCGCGCTGATCGCCTCGGGGCTCGCGGCCGTCGCGGAGCGCCCGGTGCTGCTGCGCAACGTCGCGCTGCCGGGCGCCCAGTCGGACGACCTCGACCGGCAGGTGGCGCTGGTCCTGGAGGACCCGGCCCAGGTGCCCGACGTCTGCGTGATCATGATCGGCGCGAACGACGTGACTCACCGGCTGCCGCCGACCCGCTCCGTCCGCCACCTCTCCGCGGCCGTACGGCGGCTGCGGACCGCCGGGGCCGAGGTGGTGGTGGGCACCTGCCCCGACCTCGGCACGATCGAGCTCGTGCAGCAGCCGTTGCGCTGGCTCGCCCGCCGGGCCTCGCGGCAGCTGGCGGCCGCCCAGACGATCGGAACCGTCGAGCAGGGCGGCCGTACCGTGTCGCTGGGCGACCTTCTCGGCCCCGAGTTCGAACAGAACCCCCGGGAGCTGTTCGGGCCCGACAACTACCACCCCTCCGCCGAGGGGTACGCGACCGCGGCGATGGCCGTGCTGCCGACGGTGTGCGCGGCGCTGGGTCTGTGGCCGGCGGAGGAGGAGCGGCCGGACGTCAGCCGCCGCGAGGGCTTCCTGCCGGTGGCCCGGGCCGCCGCGGAGGCCGCGTCGGAGGCCGGTACGGAGGTCACGGCGGCGATGCCGACGGGGCCGCGCGGGCCGTGGGCCCTGCTGAAGCGACGCCGTCGCCGGCGGGTACCGGCATCGGACCCGACCCCGGCCACCCCTGCGGATGCCCAACCGGGCGCCTCATAG